The Cyclobacterium amurskyense genome contains the following window.
AGGACTGGGACTTGTTCACATCATCATTGGGATGAATTTTCTTCTTTTCATCCTGTAAACTCCCACCCAATAGCACATGAGAACGATAAGCCACTACCTCGTTAACATTCATATTGGACTGGGTGCCTGAACCTGTTTGCCATACAACAAGAGGAAATTGATCATCAAGTTTTCCCTCAAGGATCTCATCACAAGTTTGGCTAATTATGTCTGCTTTCTCCGGACTCAAAACCCCCAACTCGGCATTGGTCTTGGCAGCAGATTTCTTTAGAATGGCAAAAGCGTGAATGATCTCCAAAGGCATTTGGTGTTTCACACCACCAATTTTAAAATTATTAACAGATCTTTGGGTTTGAGCACCCCAGTATTTATCGGCTGGCACCTCTACTGGCCCCATGGTATCTTTCTCTATCCTGTATTCCATTATAATATGTATTGATAATTTATAAATTGACTAATTATTCTGCTAAAATACGACAGGTCAGGCATAATCCATAAAGCAAGAAGAAATTCTTAATGCAAATTAAATTCGCCATTAACCTGAAACAGGCAATAGACAATGTATTTCGGTCGGAAATTCTTTTAATAGGGCACTTTAAGCGCTTTCTTTTCAAACTCGAAAGTAGGCTAAATCCTGTTTAAACTTAGCTTGACAAATGGCCAAAATAAAAATAGGTATAAACTACAACTTCATCAGTTCATGAAAAAGCACCTGGCTTTCCCTTACTTTTCTTTTAAAATAAGAACAGGCAAAACCATAATTCCCCAAGCCCACCAGAAAACATAAAAGGGCCAATTTCCAGTCCTGGACCACCGCTAGAAACAAAACGGTCAAGCCAAATGAAATCACTGCCCAAAAACCCAAGAAAAAGGAGGCTCCTGGAAAAAACGAATAATTCAAAGAGACCAGACAGCCTTTAGACAACGGGGCTATTTCCCCTTTGATTAAAGGCAGAAAACTATCTGCCCTGTCTATAATTTTTGATATTCTAAAACTGTTCTCTTCTATATTGCCGTTAAAAAATACTGTTTTACTTTTGGGCAGGTAATTTGTTTCGTCCAGGTAGTTAATACTTTTAGTAATAAGTTCAACCCTATCCATCACCTCTTTACTTCCCAAGGTGGTCACAAATGTTTCACTATAGTTAGGAACCAGTCTCACCATATTGCAACAAACTAAGTAGGCTGAAATTTTACAGAACTGCTATACAGGAAATTTCCACCTGTACATCTTTTGGCAAGCGACTTACTTCCACCGTCTCTCTGGCAGGAGGGTTTGTTTTAAAATATTGCCCATAGGCCTCATTGATGGTAGCAAAATCCCCCATATTTTTAACAAAAATACTGCACTTTACTACATTCAAAAAAGTAAGCCCTGAAGCTCTTAGAATTGCTTCAAGATTTTTCATGACTGCATGGGTCTCTTCAGTTATGTTTGAATTTAGTATTTCCCCTGAATCCGCATCAAGAGCTATTTGCCCGGAGACAAATAGCATTCCATTGGCTTTTACCGCCTGGCTATAAGGCCCTATTGGGGCTGGTGCCTCCTGAGAGTTGATGATTTCTTTGTCCATTTTATAATTTAGGTATTAAATTGATTACAAATTAAACTTTATACGCGGATTTTGCAAAAGGGATAAGTATGCCTGTGTCGTATATCCGATCAGGGAATAGTCTCAAAAAAACCAGTTGTATTTAAAGCCAAGGCATGGTATTGCCATTCAGCCACACAAACAACAATAAAGCAACAGACTTTAAGGTGATTTTAGCGCAAATTAGTTTGTCTATTATGAGTTAAAACAAGTGATTAGTTCGCCACCAACTTAAAGCCTTCTCCATGCAAAGTGATGATCTGCACAGATTCATCCGTTTTCAATAACTTTCGTATTTTACTTAGGTAGACATCCATGCTTCGCGCATTGAAATAACTGTCATCTCCCCAGATTTGCTTT
Protein-coding sequences here:
- a CDS encoding RidA family protein, which encodes MDKEIINSQEAPAPIGPYSQAVKANGMLFVSGQIALDADSGEILNSNITEETHAVMKNLEAILRASGLTFLNVVKCSIFVKNMGDFATINEAYGQYFKTNPPARETVEVSRLPKDVQVEISCIAVL